The Staphylococcus carnosus genome has a segment encoding these proteins:
- the modB gene encoding molybdate ABC transporter permease subunit: MPDLTPFWISIKVAVISTIIVSILGIIISRLLYRYRGRIVTLLESIIILPIVLPPTVMGFLLLIVFSPKSPVGAFFTNVLHLPVVFTLTGAVIASVVVSFPLMYQHTIQGFRGINNKMLNTARTMGASENKIFFRLILPLSKRSILSGIMMAFARAIGEFGATLMVAGYIPNKTNTLPLEIYFLVEQGKENEAWLWVLVLVAFAITVIGTINMINRDKYLEVD; this comes from the coding sequence ATGCCTGATTTAACGCCATTTTGGATATCCATAAAAGTGGCTGTAATCAGCACGATTATCGTTTCGATACTGGGCATTATTATCTCCAGACTTTTATATCGTTATCGAGGTCGCATAGTAACTCTTCTAGAAAGTATCATTATACTGCCGATTGTTCTGCCTCCGACAGTAATGGGGTTCTTACTCTTAATCGTATTTTCTCCAAAAAGTCCGGTAGGCGCATTCTTCACAAATGTTCTGCATTTGCCGGTAGTATTTACATTGACGGGCGCTGTTATAGCGTCCGTTGTTGTAAGTTTTCCTTTAATGTATCAACATACGATACAAGGATTTCGCGGTATCAATAATAAAATGTTGAATACTGCGCGAACTATGGGAGCAAGTGAGAATAAAATATTCTTTCGTTTGATTTTACCTTTATCTAAACGTTCTATTTTATCAGGAATAATGATGGCATTTGCAAGAGCAATTGGGGAATTCGGTGCAACGCTTATGGTTGCAGGTTACATTCCGAATAAAACCAACACCTTGCCATTGGAAATTTATTTCTTAGTAGAACAAGGAAAAGAAAATGAAGCATGGTTATGGGTGCTGGTACTTGTCGCCTTTGCAATCACAGTTATCGGTACAATTAATATGATTAACCGTGATAAATATTTGGAGGTGGATTAA
- a CDS encoding ATP-binding cassette domain-containing protein gives MLTIQIEYQLRDHFIQLDINDDQPKIYAIRGPSGIGKTTVLNMIAGLRKADRAYIKIDDHLLTDTEHDVNVKIQERGIGYLFQDYQLFPNMTVMQNITFMAKPSEHIDELMRQLNIVHLTKQYPARLSGGESQRVALARALSTRPDILLLDEPFSSLDDATKEESMHLVKRMFDDWQIPIIFVTHSNYEAEQLADEIITIGS, from the coding sequence ATGCTTACCATCCAAATAGAATATCAACTGCGTGATCATTTTATCCAACTTGATATTAATGATGACCAACCAAAGATTTATGCAATCAGGGGACCGTCTGGTATCGGTAAAACCACTGTGCTGAATATGATTGCAGGATTACGTAAAGCAGACCGAGCATATATTAAGATAGATGATCATTTATTAACAGATACTGAACATGATGTTAATGTTAAAATTCAAGAACGTGGTATTGGTTATCTGTTCCAAGATTATCAACTCTTTCCGAATATGACAGTCATGCAGAATATTACGTTTATGGCCAAACCTTCAGAGCATATAGATGAACTGATGCGTCAACTGAATATTGTGCATTTAACTAAACAATATCCTGCACGTTTATCAGGGGGAGAATCACAACGTGTAGCGCTTGCGAGAGCGTTAAGCACACGACCTGATATCCTGCTTTTAGACGAACCTTTTTCAAGTCTAGATGATGCTACGAAAGAAGAAAGTATGCATTTAGTTAAGAGAATGTTTGATGATTGGCAGATTCCAATTATTTTTGTTACACATTCAAACTATGAAGCTGAGCAGCTTGCAGATGAGATTATTACAATAGGTTCATAG
- the modA gene encoding molybdate ABC transporter substrate-binding protein, whose protein sequence is MKIKHFLIALVAICLVLAGCSNSDSGDKKDSKKSDSNDKKQELQISAAASLTDVSKDLEKEFKKDHPDAKITFNYGGSGALRQQIEKGAPVDVFMSANTKDVDALKDKKKAHDTYNYAKNKLVLIGEKDSDIKSVKDLKDGQKLAIGEAKSVPAGKYATQYLQDNGLYDGVKDKLVYAKDVRQVLNYVEKGNAQLGYVYKTDLYPNKTKNDKVREIEQVKLKKPIVYEAGATSDNKLAKDWMKFLKSDKAKKIMKEYKFEN, encoded by the coding sequence ATGAAAATCAAACATTTTTTGATTGCATTAGTAGCGATTTGTTTAGTGTTAGCAGGTTGTTCTAATTCAGACAGCGGAGACAAAAAGGACAGTAAAAAGTCTGACAGCAATGACAAAAAACAAGAACTACAAATTTCAGCAGCAGCGAGTTTAACAGATGTATCTAAAGATTTGGAAAAAGAATTCAAGAAAGATCATCCAGATGCTAAAATCACATTTAACTATGGTGGTTCTGGTGCTTTAAGACAACAAATTGAAAAAGGTGCACCAGTTGATGTATTTATGTCAGCAAATACTAAAGACGTTGATGCATTAAAAGACAAGAAAAAAGCACATGATACTTATAACTACGCTAAAAACAAATTAGTACTTATCGGTGAAAAAGATTCAGATATTAAATCTGTTAAAGATTTAAAAGATGGTCAAAAATTAGCAATTGGAGAAGCTAAATCTGTACCAGCCGGTAAATATGCTACTCAATACTTACAAGACAATGGTTTATATGATGGTGTTAAAGACAAATTAGTTTATGCTAAAGACGTTCGTCAAGTATTGAACTATGTTGAAAAAGGTAATGCTCAATTAGGTTATGTTTATAAAACAGATTTATATCCTAACAAAACTAAAAATGACAAAGTAAGAGAAATCGAACAAGTCAAATTGAAAAAACCGATTGTTTATGAAGCAGGTGCAACATCTGATAATAAATTAGCTAAAGATTGGATGAAATTCTTAAAATCTGATAAAGCTAAAAAAATTATGAAAGAATATAAATTCGAAAACTAG